The nucleotide sequence ggactcagtcacccaggtcccataaatagataaatctgaaATCACTTCTGTGATATTCCTTTTAAAGAGACATAATCTAAATCTAATCacaaagaatcctcaagcaaaccTAAACTGAGAGCCTTGCTACAAAATAACGACAGCTCTTCAAAAGTCTCAAGGTCGTGAGAGGCGAGGAAAGATTGATGGACTTTTCCTGACTGAAAAAGACTAAAGGCACATGACAAAGAAATGCAGTGTGAGGTTCTGGCCTGCGCCCTGGCACTGCAACAGTTTCACTGGAGCATGTGGTGAAACCTAAATGGGGTCTGAGATTAGATGGTAACTGCTCCATGTTAATTTCCCGATTTTGATGATTGTATTGCACTTACGTAgaggaatgttcttttttttaaagattttatttatttatttgacagacagagatcacaagtaggcagagaggcaggcagagaaagaggaggaagcaggctccccgccgagcagagagcccgatgcgggacttgatcccaggaccctgagatcatgacctgagctgaaggcagaggcttaacccactgagccacccaggcaccctgtagaGGAATGTTCTTAAACGCAGGAATTACAGACTCAAGTATTTGAAAGCAATGGGCAGCGGGTTGGCAATTTACTCTCAAATGGTTCAAGTTGAAAAAAGTTCCCTGTACTGTACTTGCAACCTTTCTGTGTTTGTGATGGTTTCAAAATAAATCTCATGTGAAGAGGCAAGCAAAAACATGCAGCTAAAACAAATAGGCAAATATCATCAATAATTAATCAAAGTATTTTGATTTTCAGTCAGCTTATTTTAGCTTGTGATTGGTCATGATTTGcttggtcattttattttcttcatttttaaaggttttatttatttatttgacagagaggagagcacaagtaggcagagcagcagacagagagggagaagcaggctccccgctgagcagggagctggaggcgGGATTTGATCTCAAGAccttgggctcatgacctgagccgaaggtagatgtttagccaactgacccatccaggtgcccctattttattttaaagattttttttattcttaagtaatctctgtacccaacgtgGAACTTGAACTCTctgccccaagatcaagagtgaacctgctctaccaactgagctagccaggtggcccccccctccattttctcattttaaatattcactttcattcctgattttctATTCCTGAAGAGGGAACCGCCAAATTGTGTAAGTGTCAGGCCCCATAAAACTGCTATCCACTATTGGCCTTTCTTGTGCCTTTTaaagatgagggaactgaggcacagaaatataaagtgacttgcccagtgtCATTAAGTGATAAAGCAGAATTTGAACctaggcagtctgactccagagtctccTTCGAGGGAACTCTGAAGACTCGGAGATAAAAGGATGTGAGAGGAACTTCGCAAGTGGAAGGATTAAGATCACTCACAATCGAATGAAAGATGCACACGTGTTTATCTGCTGGGCCTTGGTTCcttcaggcagaggagaggggggaggaaAGTCCTCTCACCACATGCCAGAGACTGGTTGGCATTTCAAGTCTAAGACCTCACTTTGTTATTGTCCCAGATGAAGCACCTGAGGCCCACAGGGAtcagcccaaggtcacacacctgGAAAATTATAGAGCCAGGAGCCAGTGCCAAGGGTGGTGATGGCTGCCGGACAGTGTGCTAGCGGAAGGCTTGCCAAGCGGGCTTGCCAAGGTCCATGGACACGACACAGCCGAGgaccttcccaccctctctcacACCCCATGCCCCACCATCCAGAGACAGACGCCCAGGACAGATTTGCCATGTGACTGGCGGCAACGTGACGTGTCTGTCCAGATGATAAGTAGGCAACGTCTGTAGACCAGGCAGCTTCAAGATGGGGACCCAGGTGGCCACCAGCTCTGGGAAACTTAGGTCACACAGCTTGGGCCGCACCACTGCGCCAGCTGGTCTAGGGGAACAAACAAGGACTTTAGAGTCAGATCTGGGCTCTGGTTCTTCTTAGtgatgtgaccttgggcaagtcacttcacctcgcTGAGTTTCAAAAAGTAAGAATCTTGCCTCCTGGGGAAGCTCTGAGGATTAGAACCGGAagggcatacagtaggtgctcagtaaatagcaGCCGTTCTTCATTAGCATTCTGCTAGGACTTCTCAGCAGGTACAGCCTTTCAGGAACTTTCGGAATCCAAGCTGAGGAGAGAGAGTTCTTAAGGACCTTACTTCTGCAGGGCCCCCGAGACTGGAGTCAGGGGAGGGAGGCCTCCTAGCCTGCACAGTGGGCAGTCCTCCCAGccccccagggtcctggctccCTTCCCCATAGCCTGTTCCTTACCAACAACAGGAGCAAAGCCCCAAGGTTAGGCAAACAAGTCAGTGATAAGGCACTTCCAGGTTGGGCCTTGCATTCAAGGTTCGTCCAGCTCTGGGGCTGGCTTCCCAGCTTAGTGAGAGTCCTGCAGGCACCAATAGGGACACCTGCAATGGCCACCTGCTGATTGTGCACCTGAGGCCTTGGTGCCCTGGTACAGCCCGGGTTAATGACCCTGTTTATCCACTTGAGTCATCCGATAAGGGGCAGCGCGGCGGGCGGGCAGGCGGCCCTGTGTCCTGCACAGCCTGCTTCATTGACTGAGGCGGTATCAGCGCCACGTGGAACTCCCAAAGCCTCCTCCCCCGCCACTTCCCCACCAATCCTGCAGGCCGGTgcgtgtttcttttttttttttcaatgaacatGACTTCTGGAGTCAAGGTTGTCAGgccatcccctccacccccacccatcGTCCCTCCCACTGGGGATATATAGCACCCAGGGGTGCCGAACCGAGGGCAGGAGggccaggaggaaggaagagcagcTCCCCAGCCATGAGCTCCAGCCAGCCAGGGACCTGCCCATGCCAGGGTGCTGCAGGCCGCCCAGCCATTCTGTACGCGCTTCTGAGCCCTAGCCTCAGGGCTAGGCCCCCTGTGCCCCCGGCTCGGAGTCACTGCCTGTGCAGACAGCACCGGCCTGTCCGGCTGTGCGCTCCGCATCGCACCTGCCGGGAGGCCTTGGATGTTCTGGCCAGGACAGTAGGCTTCCTCAGGAATCTGCCGGCCTTCTGCCAGCTGCCTCCTCAGGATCAGCAGCGGCTGCTGAGGGGCTGCTGGGGCCCCCTCTTCCTGCTGGGGTTGGCCCAAGACACTGTGACTTTCGAGGTGACTGAGGCGCCGGTCCCCAGCATACTCAAGAAGATCTTGCTGGAGGAGCCCAGTAGCGGCGCAGGTGGCGGCCAGTGGCCGGATCGGCCCCAGCCCTCACTGGCGGCGGTGCAGTGGCTTCGGGGCTGCCTAGAGTCCTTCTGGAGCCTGGAGCTGGGCCCCAAGGAATATGCCTTCCTGAAAGAGACCATCCTCTTCAATCCTGGTGAGCTTCCAGACACTCCTGGATGGGGCCCCAGCCAGGGAAGGCGCCTTCTGAGGGCTTGACACCCGTTATCTCTTTGGGCCCTCATTATAGCTGAAAGTCACCTGAcaaaagaggctcagagaggttaagtgaattgctgaaggtcacacagcctcGTAGAGCCAACGCAGGGATGGGAATTCAGGTTTATTCACTCCAGAGGCTGGTCCTTGCCACTCTGCCTAAGAAAATTGCCCTTGACCCTCCAGGAAGGTGGGCAGACACAGCTGTGCCTCAGCCACAGGTAAAATTTTGTGGGTTCAGAAAGACCCcatagagaagaatgaaaatgtaaGATGAAAATTCCTCACCAAAAAGACCTCATGGAATATATAAACGATAGTAACAAATACTAGTGATAGTAACGAATATTCATATTACATTCACCATATGCTAGGCCCAGTTAAAAGGGTTTTGCATATACGAGCTGATTTAAACTTCATAACACGCCCAGGAGATaggtgttattatccccattttacagatgaggaaactgaggcacaggtaTTAATTTACCTGAGGTCACGCAGCTAATAAGTGACAGCATGGGATTCAAAAAGGCAGCCTGGCTCTTAACCATTACTCTGGGCTGCCCCATAAAAGGAccaatgaattaaataaatggaagaggTAGTAATGGGGTCTCAAAGACAAAACCAGTGACCTCAGGTCTTGGGTCAGTACTGCTGTCTGGGAGTGGGGTACTCAGCCgccctcttccccctctctgcccacagacGTGCCAGGCCTCCATGCCTCCTCCCACATTGGACACCTGCAGCAAGAGGCTCACCATGCACTGTGGGAAGTCCTGGAGCCCTGCTGCCCCGCTGGCCAAGGCCGCTTGGCCCGTGTCCTCCTCACAGCCTCCACGCTCAAGTCCATCTCACCCAGCCTGCTTGGGGACCTCTTCTTCCGCCCGATCATTGGAGACATTGACATCGCTGGCCTCCTTGAGGACATGCTTTTGCTGAGCCAACCTGTTCCAGCCCAGGCTGAGATCAAGTGTAGGTGGGGCAGAGGTTGGCAGCCCTGACGTGGGCCAGATGTCCCCAGGGGTGACCCAGTACTCCCGGGATGGGGGGCAGTCTGTACAGGCAGGCCTCAGCTCCCCTGGAATAAGCTGGTTGTGGCCCAACAAGATGGGCTCTGGGGCCCCTCTTTCACCACAGCCCCTCTTGGCCTTTCTTGGTTTGACATGGTGCTCCAGCTGTCCGGCCGTCCCTTAGTGGTCCTCAGAGCCTCTGGGCCAAGACTCCTGACCTCTCCTGAGATGGAGATGGATGCTTAGATTGCTCATTGGGACAAGAGTCCTACCGACTTTGTACAGAAGTGATTTAAGTTATTGGTTTTTGTAATAAAAGGCATGACACCCTTGGAGCCTGACCCTGTAATTTGTACATGTGGAAGGGACTGTCCCACCTCCAGGGTCCACCCCGCCCCTATCAGAAGGGGTTTGAGAGGAAGGAGCCATAAGGAGCACTGGATCCAGGCTTCAGGGAACTGGGATATTAGTTTTTCAGGGTGGGAGGATTATTCCATTTGGGGGAATGAGATTTATCTTGCGCAGGTCTGAATCCAGGGGAGAGGATCAGTTCAGGCCTCCTTACCTCCTTGCCTTTATCTTTGGGGCTAGGGGTGTCTTTTCCCTATCCCCAAGTCCCCCAGTGAACCCTCCCTTGGCTTCTGACCCCTGCAGGCTCCCTCTCTCCTCAACAGAGTCATATCAGAGCCAGTAAGAAATACGAAGCAGCCCATTCTCATATTGAAACAGG is from Meles meles chromosome 1, mMelMel3.1 paternal haplotype, whole genome shotgun sequence and encodes:
- the NR0B2 gene encoding nuclear receptor subfamily 0 group B member 2, producing MSSSQPGTCPCQGAAGRPAILYALLSPSLRARPPVPPARSHCLCRQHRPVRLCAPHRTCREALDVLARTVGFLRNLPAFCQLPPQDQQRLLRGCWGPLFLLGLAQDTVTFEVTEAPVPSILKKILLEEPSSGAGGGQWPDRPQPSLAAVQWLRGCLESFWSLELGPKEYAFLKETILFNPDVPGLHASSHIGHLQQEAHHALWEVLEPCCPAGQGRLARVLLTASTLKSISPSLLGDLFFRPIIGDIDIAGLLEDMLLLSQPVPAQAEIKCRWGRGWQP